A single region of the Gossypium arboreum isolate Shixiya-1 chromosome 12, ASM2569848v2, whole genome shotgun sequence genome encodes:
- the LOC108478562 gene encoding uncharacterized protein LOC108478562 isoform X2 — protein sequence MVGPKSWLGGLFNRFGNRRNEKFLGYTLTPIQEQRLHRLQERLHIPFDETRPDHQKALIKLWHIAFPNVVLTGLISEQWKDMGWQGPNPSTDFRGCGFISLENLLFFGQNFPASFHRLLLKEDGDRATWEYPFAVAGINVSFMLIQMLDLYSEKPKNLPGLNFLKLLGEDEEAFDVLYCVAFELMDAQWLAMHASYMEFNEVLQVTRTQLQRELSLDDVHRIQDLPAYNLLYK from the exons ATGGTTGGACCTAAATCATGGCTAGGAGGGCTGTTCAATCGCTTTGGAAACAGGCGCAATGAGAAGTTTCTTGGCTACACTTTGACTCCTATTCAG GAACAAAGACTTCACAGGCTTCAAGAACGACTACATATACCTTTTGATGAGACTCGTCCTGACCATCAG AAAGCTCTCATAAAATTGTGGCACATTGCCTTTCCAAATGTTGTTCTAACAGGCTTGATCTCTGAACAGTGGAAAGATATGGGGTGGCAAGGTCCTAATCCATCAACTGACTTTCG GGGTTGCGGTTTTATCTCacttgaaaatttgttgttttttGGCCAAAATTTTCCG gCATCTTTTCATAGGTTATTATTGAAGGAAGATGGAGACAGAGCAACTTGGGAATACCCATTCGCCGTTGCTGGCATCAATGTATCTTTTATGTTGATTCAGATGTTGGATCTATATTCAG AAAAACCAAAAAATCTACCAGGATTAAATTTCCTGAAACTATTAGGAG AAGATGAAGAAGCCTTCGATGTACTATATTGTGTAGCTTTTGAATTGATGGATGCTCAGTGGCTTGCTATGCATGCTTCCTACATGGAGTTCAAC GAGGTTTTACAAGTAACACGCACACAACTACAGCGAGAACTGTCTTTGGACGATGTACATAGAATACAGGATTTACCAGCTTACAATCTGTTATACAAGTAG
- the LOC108478562 gene encoding uncharacterized protein LOC108478562 isoform X1 — translation MRLRKRRQCFPSCSSLHRVDEDEVYWSRKKGGEELEWPHNSTHLLSQLAQCFTNAMVGPKSWLGGLFNRFGNRRNEKFLGYTLTPIQEQRLHRLQERLHIPFDETRPDHQKALIKLWHIAFPNVVLTGLISEQWKDMGWQGPNPSTDFRGCGFISLENLLFFGQNFPASFHRLLLKEDGDRATWEYPFAVAGINVSFMLIQMLDLYSEKPKNLPGLNFLKLLGEDEEAFDVLYCVAFELMDAQWLAMHASYMEFNEVLQVTRTQLQRELSLDDVHRIQDLPAYNLLYK, via the exons ATGAGATTAAGGAAGCGTCGACAATGCTTTCCTTCTTGCTCTTCTCTTCACAGA GTTGATGAGGATGAAGTTTACTGGAGCCGAAAGAAGGGCGGTGAAGAGTTGGAATGGCCACACAATTCCACTCACCTACTATCACAGTTAGCTCAATGTTTTA CTAATGCTATGGTTGGACCTAAATCATGGCTAGGAGGGCTGTTCAATCGCTTTGGAAACAGGCGCAATGAGAAGTTTCTTGGCTACACTTTGACTCCTATTCAG GAACAAAGACTTCACAGGCTTCAAGAACGACTACATATACCTTTTGATGAGACTCGTCCTGACCATCAG AAAGCTCTCATAAAATTGTGGCACATTGCCTTTCCAAATGTTGTTCTAACAGGCTTGATCTCTGAACAGTGGAAAGATATGGGGTGGCAAGGTCCTAATCCATCAACTGACTTTCG GGGTTGCGGTTTTATCTCacttgaaaatttgttgttttttGGCCAAAATTTTCCG gCATCTTTTCATAGGTTATTATTGAAGGAAGATGGAGACAGAGCAACTTGGGAATACCCATTCGCCGTTGCTGGCATCAATGTATCTTTTATGTTGATTCAGATGTTGGATCTATATTCAG AAAAACCAAAAAATCTACCAGGATTAAATTTCCTGAAACTATTAGGAG AAGATGAAGAAGCCTTCGATGTACTATATTGTGTAGCTTTTGAATTGATGGATGCTCAGTGGCTTGCTATGCATGCTTCCTACATGGAGTTCAAC GAGGTTTTACAAGTAACACGCACACAACTACAGCGAGAACTGTCTTTGGACGATGTACATAGAATACAGGATTTACCAGCTTACAATCTGTTATACAAGTAG